The following coding sequences lie in one Xiphias gladius isolate SHS-SW01 ecotype Sanya breed wild chromosome 24, ASM1685928v1, whole genome shotgun sequence genomic window:
- the col16a1 gene encoding collagen alpha-1(XVI) chain isoform X3: MWLLCSSLTLLALSLGSCDTSMSEQDVVCPSLQVDEWKFPQTARHNITGFNLVRRFSLLKSPDVKKIRNPRGPVILRLGKTALLRPTDQMFPYGLPEEFTLIFTLALKKSALRDTIYLFQISDQHGYPQLSVDLSGPDSTLSMRAKAADPDADLVSCVFTGEGVEALMDMRWHKVALSVQQGAASLHVDCSSIETKPLEPRGILPTDGHTLLGIRASDARPVQMDIQQVMLYCDPSLAIQEACCEIPGARCPPDAPKSRRAAENDLLENAFNQEIFASKDLAEKVVNFGGPAGLKGEKGDRGHDCSGSHSGPCTEGAKGRKGEKGEPVMLANWAEAAGYKGEKGQKGEIGPQGLTGTPGKDGRAGSICVVGPKGQKGTPGMVGPEGLAGEPGKPGLPGPPGAGKPGPPGPPGEPNGAKGDKGDAGPPGEDGLPGDPGPRGPGGPKGEKGDPCEVCPVLPADMGNTLALQGMPGPKGEPGLPGIGERGVSGPQGADGKAGPKGEAGSDGAKGEKGEPCSVCPTLGELPPNLIPGVMTQTLHQKGEKGEPGIGQKGEQGELGKEGSPGLRGEKGSAGSKGVDGKLGKPGPRGPSGKDGQKGTKGEQGLPGLGLPGVKGEKGECGVCQPSEVGSVPASIKLLEGTRGKPGEPGLPGPPGSPGLGADGKQGPPGLAGAKGEKGEQGDRGDNGLDGAPGAPGLTGEPGQDGLMGMKGEKGDACTSCPSLGTTVGDGVAMPGTKGERGDPGPPGEGKPGKNGKPGLPGVQGLAGPKGSRGEAGVPGVGLPGPQGEEGPRGLPGLAGPSGAKGSPGPIGPAGEKGSRGDVGPPGPQGPVVIGVAGPPGKDGAPGSQGLPGDDGRPGLDGAKGDKGEPGECNCIMPAHTGIGGPGAPGTPVNVWQPGPQGPPGPPGPPGPPGPQGVIGIQGPQGIPGNDGIPGKPAYINPTGPHQLPQDSTTVEEDEDCDGGCSQGLPGVPGLAGAKGEKGDQGKMGVTPLDSCDKCLERLQMEQATQAVGDQSCAGPPGVPGVPGSPGTRGETGTPGARGQAGTPGIMGPPGFPGPQGPSGLPGQQGERGSPGLPGLKGEQGPPGTSGYPGTMGPPGLSGLKGERGSPGSIGQKGESGPPGNPGYQGQAGSPGIKGDTGPAGPSGAKGDQGFQGQSGFPGPPGVPGPSGKPGREGLNGLKGEKGNNGAQGPQGPTGPPGSSGSPGLMGPPGIEGMDGKDGKPGLRGEMGPPGPAGPRGIPGFKGKTGHVGFPGQKGDAGPTGPPGPPGRPGHEGDPGTPGAQGRPGPPGQIGSTGQAGPPGPPGISGVGIKGDKGQAGEMGLPGILGPPGPPGHPGPMGEPGSDGAAGKDGATGLPGDNGQPGQKGEPGAPGQRGNPGERGRPGPPGGGAYPSKAAQPIIGPVGPRGERGSPGSAGAPGLPGPPGSPGNDAVVNYDELRNFIRQQVNKIFDERMGYYMSRMQMPVEMVASPGRPGPPGKDGTPGNPGSPGAPGIPGQIGRQGRPGAQGPQGPRGPHGEKGDKGVGEMGDVGPPGAPGVPGPPGYGKMGPPGPVGQQGVPGIPGPPGQPGGKGKDGRCNPGDCMSHQVDYSPKGPPVKGPW; encoded by the exons tcagATGTTCCCATATGGCCTGCCTGAGGAGTTCACTTTGATCTTCACGCTGGCTTTAAAAAAGTCTGCCCTGAGGGACACAATCTACCTCTTCCAGATATCTGATCAGCACGGATACCCACAG CTCTCCGTAGACCTCAGTGGCCCTGATAGCACCTTGTCCATGCGAGCCAAAGCTGCAGACCCTGATGCTGATCTAGTGAGCTGTGTTTTCACCGGGGAAGGGGTTGAGGCCCTGATGGACATGCGCTGGCACAAGGTGGCCCTCAGTGTGCAACAAGGGGCTGCATCCCTCCACGTGGACTGTAGCTCCATTGAGACCAAGCCCCTGGAGCCCCGTGGAATTCTGCCCACTGACGGACATACTCTGCTGGGCATTCGGGCCTCTGATGCTAGGCCTGTGCAG ATGGACATTCAGCAGGTGATGCTGTATTGTGACCCATCCCTCGCCATTCAAGAGGCCTGCTGTGAGATACCTGGGGCTCGG TGCCCTCCTGATGCTCCCAAGAGCCGTCGTGCTGCTGAGAATGACCTGCTGGAAAACGCATTTAACCAG GAAATTTTTGCATCCAAGGATTTGGCAGAGAAA gtAGTAAATTTCGGTGGGCCTGCTGGGTTGAAAGGGGAAAAAGGCGACCGG GGCCATGACTGTTCTGGCAGCCATTCAGGTCCA TGCACAGAGGGAGCCAAGggcaggaagggagagaaaggcgAGCCG GTGATGCTCGCCAACTGGGCTGAAGCAGCTGGGTACAAG GGAGAGAAAGGTCAGAAGGGAGAAATCGGTCCACAAGGTCTCACAGGCACTCCAGGGAAGGAc GGTCGAGCAGGGTCCATCTGTGTAGTTGGCCCCAAGGGACAGAAG GGTACCCCAGGTATGGTGGGTCCTGAGGGGTTGGCTGGGGAGCCAGGGAAACCTGGACTTCCAGGCCCACCAGGAGCTGGAAAGCCAGGCCCACCA gGCCCTCCTGGTGAACCGAATGGTGCAAAAGGAGACAAG GGGGATGCAGGACCTCCAGGAGAAGATGGATTGCCAGGAGATCCA GGACCAAGAGGACCAGGAGGGCCTAAAGGAGAGAAG GGTGACCCATGTGAAGTGTGCCCTGTGCTGCCTGCAGACATGGGCAACACACTGGCTCTGCAAGGGATGCCAGGCCCTAAAGGAGAGCCTGGATTGCCAGGGATAGGGGAGAGAGGAGTGTCT GGGCCTCAAGGTGCAGATGGCAAGGCAGGACCGAAG GGAGAAGCAGGATCAGATGGCGCCAAAGGAGAAAAG GGAGAGCCATGTTCTGTGTGCCCCACTCTGGGCGAGTTACCCCCTAACCTCATCCCCGGTGTCATGACCCAAACCTTGCACcagaagggagagaagggagagcCTGGAATTGGACAGAAAGGAGAACAA GGGGAGCTAGGAAAGGAAGGATCGCCGGGCCTTAGAGGAGAGAAG GGTAGTGCAGGCAGCAAAGGAGTTGATGGTAAGCTG GGCAAACCTGGACCAAGGGGACCCAGTGGCAAGGATGGACAGAAAGGCACAAAG GGAGAGCAAGGgctgcctggtcttggtcttcCTGGCGTAAAGGGTGAGAAG GGTGAGTGTGGTGTGTGCCAGCCATCCGAGGTTGGCAGCGTACCCGCCAGTATCAAATTGCTTGAGGGAACAAGAGGCAAGCCAGGGGAACCGGGCCTTCCAGGGCCACCCGGATCTCCAGGGCTCGGAGCTGATGGCAAACAG GGCCCGCCAGGTCTTGCTGGTGCAAAAGGAGAAAAG GGTGAACAAGGAGACCGAGGAGATAATGGATTGGACGGAGCTCCTGGAGCCCCAGGACTGACTGGAGAGCCTGGTCAGGACGGATTAATGGGCATGAAGGGAGAAAAG ggTGATGCTTGTACCAGCTGTCCTTCTCTGGGCACTACAGTGGGTGATGGTGTAGCTATGCCAGGCaccaaaggagagagaggagacccTGGTCCCCCAGGAGAGGGGAAGCCTGGCAAAAAT GGAAAACCGGGCTTACCAGGTGTGCAGGGGCTTGCCGGTCCCAAAGGAAGCAGG GGAGAGGCTGGAGTTCCAGGAGTTGGCCTTCCAGGACCTCAA GGCGAAGAGGGACCGAGAGGACTGCCTGGACTTGCA GGACCTTCTGGAGCCAAAGGATCACCTGGCCCTATTGGCCCTGCAGGGGAAAAG GGCTCCAGAGGAGATGTCGGACCTCCAGGACCACAGGGGCCTGTGGTGATTGGAGTAGCAGGCCCCCCG GGGAAAGATGGAGCCCCTGGCTCTCAAGGATTGCCAGGAGATGATGGCAGACCT GGACTTGATGGAGCTAAGGGGGACAAG GGTGAACCTGGAGAGTGCAATTGCATAATGCCGGCGCACACGGGCATAGGCGGGCCT GGAGCACCGGGAACTCCAGTAAACGTATGGCAGCCTGGGCCTCAG GGTCCACCAGGACCTCCTGGCCCGCCCGGCCCACCTGGGCCTCAGGGTGTTATTGGAATCCAAGGACCTCAG GGTATCCCTGGAAACGACGGGATACCGGGGAAACCAGCATACATC AACCCCACTGGACCACACCAGCTGCCTCAGGACTCTACTACAGTAGAAGAAGAT GAAGACTGTGATGGGGGCTGTTCCCAAGGGTTGCCGGGGGTGCCTGGTCTGGCTGGTGCCAAGGGTGAAAAGGGAGATCAGGGCAAAATGGGTGTAACCCCCTTGGACAGCTGTGACAAG TGTTTAGAGAGACTGCAGATGGAGCAGGCAACACAAGCAGTG GGGGACCAATCCTGCGCAGGACCACCTGGAGTTCCAGGAGTGCCTGGCTCACCAGGAACaagaggagagaca GGTACACCAGGAGCAAGAGGCCAAGCTGGCACACCAGGAATCATG GGACCTCCTGGTTTCCCAGGTCCTCAGGGCCCATCTGGTTTACCT GGTCAGCAGGGTGAGCGAGGGTCACCTGGCCTCCCAGGATTGAAGGGCGAGCAG GGCCCTCCGGGGACGTCAGGCTACCCAGGAACCATGGGACCACCTGGACTGTCT GGCCTGAAGGGTGAGCGTGGGAGCCCAGGAAGCATTGGTCAGAAAGGAGAATCA GGTCCTCCTGGTAACCCTGGGTATCAAGGACAGGCTGGCTCACCG GGCATTAAAGGAGACACGGGACCAGCAGGGCCTTCCGGTGCCAAAGGAGATCAG GGTTTCCAAGGACAATCAGGCTTCCCAGGACCACCC gGTGTACCAGGTCCCTCTGGCAAACCTGGAAGGGAAGGGCTCAACGGGCTCAAGGGTGAAAAA GGCAACAATGGTGCTCAAGGGCCTCAGGGACCAACTGGACCCCCGGGTTCCTCAGGCTCCCCAGGATTGATG GGCCCCCCTGGCATTGAAGGAATGGATGGGAAAGATGGTAAACCAGGGCTGCGT GGAGAGATGGGCCCTCCAGGCCCTGCAGGACCAAGAGGAATCCCA GGATTCAAAGGGAAAACTGGCCATGTTGGCTTCCCTGGACAGAAG GGTGATGCTGGACCAACAGGTCCACCTGGACCTCCGGGCAGACCGGGACATGAG GGAGATCCCGGTACCCCAGGAGCTCAGGGACGACCTGGACCACCTGGCCAAATT GGTTCTACAGGTCAAGCAGGACCTCCAGGTCCTCCTGGTATATCAGGAGTG GGTATAAAGGGAGATAAGGGCCAGGCTGGTGAGATGGGTCTCCCAGGGATTTTAGGACCCCCAGGACCACCCGGGCATCCAGGGCCTATG GGAGAACCAGGAAGTGATGGCGCTGCTGGTAAAGAT GGAGCGACAGGCCTACCAGGGGACAATGGACAGCCAGGTCAAAAG GGTGAGCCAGGAGCACCAGGCCAGAGGGGTAACCCAGGGGAGAGAGGCAGACCGGGACCTCCTGGTGGTGGAGCTTACCCCTCCAAGGCTGCACAGCCCATAATTGGCCCAGTTGGACccagaggggagaggggaagCCCAGGCTCAGCGGGGGCCCCCGGACTCCCTGGACCTCCAGGGTCACCAGGAAATGAT GCTGTAGTCAATTATGATGAACTCAGAAACTTCATCCGCCAGCAGGTCAACAAGATCTttgatg AGAGGATGGGCTACTACATGTCACGCATGCAGATGCCAGTAGAGATGGTGGCATCCCCAGGTCGGCCTGGGCCCCCAGGGAAAGACGGTACTCCAGGTAATCCGGGGTCCCCGGGTGCACCAGGCATCCCAGGACAGATTGGCAGACAAGGCCGACCAGGAGCCCAAGGACCCCAAG GACCACGAGGACCAcatggagagaaaggagacaaGGGTGTTGGAGAGATGGGAGATGTAGGACCTCCAGGAGCACCAG GTGTCCCAGGGCCTCCTGGCTATGGTAAGATGGGACCTCCAGGTCCTGTTGGCCAGCAGGGCGTTCCTGGGATCCCAGGACCTCCCGGACAGCCTGGTGGAAAGGGAAAGGATGGCCGGTGTAATCCTGGAGACTGTATGAGCCATCAAGTAGACTACAGCCCCAAGGGCCCACCTGTCAAGGGCCCCTGGTAG
- the col16a1 gene encoding collagen alpha-1(XVI) chain isoform X1, giving the protein MWLLCSSLTLLALSLGSCDTSMSEQDVVCPSLQVDEWKFPQTARHNITGFNLVRRFSLLKSPDVKKIRNPRGPVILRLGKTALLRPTDQMFPYGLPEEFTLIFTLALKKSALRDTIYLFQISDQHGYPQLSVDLSGPDSTLSMRAKAADPDADLVSCVFTGEGVEALMDMRWHKVALSVQQGAASLHVDCSSIETKPLEPRGILPTDGHTLLGIRASDARPVQMDIQQVMLYCDPSLAIQEACCEIPGARCPPDAPKSRRAAENDLLENAFNQEIFASKDLAEKCAGCLLLSREENVVNFGGPAGLKGEKGDRGHDCSGSHSGPCTEGAKGRKGEKGEPVMLANWAEAAGYKGEKGQKGEIGPQGLTGTPGKDGRAGSICVVGPKGQKGTPGMVGPEGLAGEPGKPGLPGPPGAGKPGPPGPPGEPNGAKGDKGDAGPPGEDGLPGDPGPRGPGGPKGEKGDPCEVCPVLPADMGNTLALQGMPGPKGEPGLPGIGERGVSGPQGADGKAGPKGEAGSDGAKGEKGEPCSVCPTLGELPPNLIPGVMTQTLHQKGEKGEPGIGQKGEQGELGKEGSPGLRGEKGSAGSKGVDGKLGKPGPRGPSGKDGQKGTKGEQGLPGLGLPGVKGEKGECGVCQPSEVGSVPASIKLLEGTRGKPGEPGLPGPPGSPGLGADGKQGPPGLAGAKGEKGEQGDRGDNGLDGAPGAPGLTGEPGQDGLMGMKGEKGDACTSCPSLGTTVGDGVAMPGTKGERGDPGPPGEGKPGKNGKPGLPGVQGLAGPKGSRGEAGVPGVGLPGPQGEEGPRGLPGLAGPSGAKGSPGPIGPAGEKGSRGDVGPPGPQGPVVIGVAGPPGKDGAPGSQGLPGDDGRPGLDGAKGDKGEPGECNCIMPAHTGIGGPGAPGTPVNVWQPGPQGPPGPPGPPGPPGPQGVIGIQGPQGIPGNDGIPGKPAYINPTGPHQLPQDSTTVEEDEDCDGGCSQGLPGVPGLAGAKGEKGDQGKMGVTPLDSCDKCLERLQMEQATQAVGDQSCAGPPGVPGVPGSPGTRGETGTPGARGQAGTPGIMGPPGFPGPQGPSGLPGQQGERGSPGLPGLKGEQGPPGTSGYPGTMGPPGLSGLKGERGSPGSIGQKGESGPPGNPGYQGQAGSPGIKGDTGPAGPSGAKGDQGFQGQSGFPGPPGVPGPSGKPGREGLNGLKGEKGNNGAQGPQGPTGPPGSSGSPGLMGPPGIEGMDGKDGKPGLRGEMGPPGPAGPRGIPGFKGKTGHVGFPGQKGDAGPTGPPGPPGRPGHEGDPGTPGAQGRPGPPGQIGSTGQAGPPGPPGISGVGIKGDKGQAGEMGLPGILGPPGPPGHPGPMGEPGSDGAAGKDGATGLPGDNGQPGQKGEPGAPGQRGNPGERGRPGPPGGGAYPSKAAQPIIGPVGPRGERGSPGSAGAPGLPGPPGSPGNDAVVNYDELRNFIRQQVNKIFDERMGYYMSRMQMPVEMVASPGRPGPPGKDGTPGNPGSPGAPGIPGQIGRQGRPGAQGPQGPRGPHGEKGDKGVGEMGDVGPPGAPGVPGPPGYGKMGPPGPVGQQGVPGIPGPPGQPGGKGKDGRCNPGDCMSHQVDYSPKGPPVKGPW; this is encoded by the exons tcagATGTTCCCATATGGCCTGCCTGAGGAGTTCACTTTGATCTTCACGCTGGCTTTAAAAAAGTCTGCCCTGAGGGACACAATCTACCTCTTCCAGATATCTGATCAGCACGGATACCCACAG CTCTCCGTAGACCTCAGTGGCCCTGATAGCACCTTGTCCATGCGAGCCAAAGCTGCAGACCCTGATGCTGATCTAGTGAGCTGTGTTTTCACCGGGGAAGGGGTTGAGGCCCTGATGGACATGCGCTGGCACAAGGTGGCCCTCAGTGTGCAACAAGGGGCTGCATCCCTCCACGTGGACTGTAGCTCCATTGAGACCAAGCCCCTGGAGCCCCGTGGAATTCTGCCCACTGACGGACATACTCTGCTGGGCATTCGGGCCTCTGATGCTAGGCCTGTGCAG ATGGACATTCAGCAGGTGATGCTGTATTGTGACCCATCCCTCGCCATTCAAGAGGCCTGCTGTGAGATACCTGGGGCTCGG TGCCCTCCTGATGCTCCCAAGAGCCGTCGTGCTGCTGAGAATGACCTGCTGGAAAACGCATTTAACCAG GAAATTTTTGCATCCAAGGATTTGGCAGAGAAA tgTGCTGGTTGTTTACTCCTGAGTAGGGAAGAAAAT gtAGTAAATTTCGGTGGGCCTGCTGGGTTGAAAGGGGAAAAAGGCGACCGG GGCCATGACTGTTCTGGCAGCCATTCAGGTCCA TGCACAGAGGGAGCCAAGggcaggaagggagagaaaggcgAGCCG GTGATGCTCGCCAACTGGGCTGAAGCAGCTGGGTACAAG GGAGAGAAAGGTCAGAAGGGAGAAATCGGTCCACAAGGTCTCACAGGCACTCCAGGGAAGGAc GGTCGAGCAGGGTCCATCTGTGTAGTTGGCCCCAAGGGACAGAAG GGTACCCCAGGTATGGTGGGTCCTGAGGGGTTGGCTGGGGAGCCAGGGAAACCTGGACTTCCAGGCCCACCAGGAGCTGGAAAGCCAGGCCCACCA gGCCCTCCTGGTGAACCGAATGGTGCAAAAGGAGACAAG GGGGATGCAGGACCTCCAGGAGAAGATGGATTGCCAGGAGATCCA GGACCAAGAGGACCAGGAGGGCCTAAAGGAGAGAAG GGTGACCCATGTGAAGTGTGCCCTGTGCTGCCTGCAGACATGGGCAACACACTGGCTCTGCAAGGGATGCCAGGCCCTAAAGGAGAGCCTGGATTGCCAGGGATAGGGGAGAGAGGAGTGTCT GGGCCTCAAGGTGCAGATGGCAAGGCAGGACCGAAG GGAGAAGCAGGATCAGATGGCGCCAAAGGAGAAAAG GGAGAGCCATGTTCTGTGTGCCCCACTCTGGGCGAGTTACCCCCTAACCTCATCCCCGGTGTCATGACCCAAACCTTGCACcagaagggagagaagggagagcCTGGAATTGGACAGAAAGGAGAACAA GGGGAGCTAGGAAAGGAAGGATCGCCGGGCCTTAGAGGAGAGAAG GGTAGTGCAGGCAGCAAAGGAGTTGATGGTAAGCTG GGCAAACCTGGACCAAGGGGACCCAGTGGCAAGGATGGACAGAAAGGCACAAAG GGAGAGCAAGGgctgcctggtcttggtcttcCTGGCGTAAAGGGTGAGAAG GGTGAGTGTGGTGTGTGCCAGCCATCCGAGGTTGGCAGCGTACCCGCCAGTATCAAATTGCTTGAGGGAACAAGAGGCAAGCCAGGGGAACCGGGCCTTCCAGGGCCACCCGGATCTCCAGGGCTCGGAGCTGATGGCAAACAG GGCCCGCCAGGTCTTGCTGGTGCAAAAGGAGAAAAG GGTGAACAAGGAGACCGAGGAGATAATGGATTGGACGGAGCTCCTGGAGCCCCAGGACTGACTGGAGAGCCTGGTCAGGACGGATTAATGGGCATGAAGGGAGAAAAG ggTGATGCTTGTACCAGCTGTCCTTCTCTGGGCACTACAGTGGGTGATGGTGTAGCTATGCCAGGCaccaaaggagagagaggagacccTGGTCCCCCAGGAGAGGGGAAGCCTGGCAAAAAT GGAAAACCGGGCTTACCAGGTGTGCAGGGGCTTGCCGGTCCCAAAGGAAGCAGG GGAGAGGCTGGAGTTCCAGGAGTTGGCCTTCCAGGACCTCAA GGCGAAGAGGGACCGAGAGGACTGCCTGGACTTGCA GGACCTTCTGGAGCCAAAGGATCACCTGGCCCTATTGGCCCTGCAGGGGAAAAG GGCTCCAGAGGAGATGTCGGACCTCCAGGACCACAGGGGCCTGTGGTGATTGGAGTAGCAGGCCCCCCG GGGAAAGATGGAGCCCCTGGCTCTCAAGGATTGCCAGGAGATGATGGCAGACCT GGACTTGATGGAGCTAAGGGGGACAAG GGTGAACCTGGAGAGTGCAATTGCATAATGCCGGCGCACACGGGCATAGGCGGGCCT GGAGCACCGGGAACTCCAGTAAACGTATGGCAGCCTGGGCCTCAG GGTCCACCAGGACCTCCTGGCCCGCCCGGCCCACCTGGGCCTCAGGGTGTTATTGGAATCCAAGGACCTCAG GGTATCCCTGGAAACGACGGGATACCGGGGAAACCAGCATACATC AACCCCACTGGACCACACCAGCTGCCTCAGGACTCTACTACAGTAGAAGAAGAT GAAGACTGTGATGGGGGCTGTTCCCAAGGGTTGCCGGGGGTGCCTGGTCTGGCTGGTGCCAAGGGTGAAAAGGGAGATCAGGGCAAAATGGGTGTAACCCCCTTGGACAGCTGTGACAAG TGTTTAGAGAGACTGCAGATGGAGCAGGCAACACAAGCAGTG GGGGACCAATCCTGCGCAGGACCACCTGGAGTTCCAGGAGTGCCTGGCTCACCAGGAACaagaggagagaca GGTACACCAGGAGCAAGAGGCCAAGCTGGCACACCAGGAATCATG GGACCTCCTGGTTTCCCAGGTCCTCAGGGCCCATCTGGTTTACCT GGTCAGCAGGGTGAGCGAGGGTCACCTGGCCTCCCAGGATTGAAGGGCGAGCAG GGCCCTCCGGGGACGTCAGGCTACCCAGGAACCATGGGACCACCTGGACTGTCT GGCCTGAAGGGTGAGCGTGGGAGCCCAGGAAGCATTGGTCAGAAAGGAGAATCA GGTCCTCCTGGTAACCCTGGGTATCAAGGACAGGCTGGCTCACCG GGCATTAAAGGAGACACGGGACCAGCAGGGCCTTCCGGTGCCAAAGGAGATCAG GGTTTCCAAGGACAATCAGGCTTCCCAGGACCACCC gGTGTACCAGGTCCCTCTGGCAAACCTGGAAGGGAAGGGCTCAACGGGCTCAAGGGTGAAAAA GGCAACAATGGTGCTCAAGGGCCTCAGGGACCAACTGGACCCCCGGGTTCCTCAGGCTCCCCAGGATTGATG GGCCCCCCTGGCATTGAAGGAATGGATGGGAAAGATGGTAAACCAGGGCTGCGT GGAGAGATGGGCCCTCCAGGCCCTGCAGGACCAAGAGGAATCCCA GGATTCAAAGGGAAAACTGGCCATGTTGGCTTCCCTGGACAGAAG GGTGATGCTGGACCAACAGGTCCACCTGGACCTCCGGGCAGACCGGGACATGAG GGAGATCCCGGTACCCCAGGAGCTCAGGGACGACCTGGACCACCTGGCCAAATT GGTTCTACAGGTCAAGCAGGACCTCCAGGTCCTCCTGGTATATCAGGAGTG GGTATAAAGGGAGATAAGGGCCAGGCTGGTGAGATGGGTCTCCCAGGGATTTTAGGACCCCCAGGACCACCCGGGCATCCAGGGCCTATG GGAGAACCAGGAAGTGATGGCGCTGCTGGTAAAGAT GGAGCGACAGGCCTACCAGGGGACAATGGACAGCCAGGTCAAAAG GGTGAGCCAGGAGCACCAGGCCAGAGGGGTAACCCAGGGGAGAGAGGCAGACCGGGACCTCCTGGTGGTGGAGCTTACCCCTCCAAGGCTGCACAGCCCATAATTGGCCCAGTTGGACccagaggggagaggggaagCCCAGGCTCAGCGGGGGCCCCCGGACTCCCTGGACCTCCAGGGTCACCAGGAAATGAT GCTGTAGTCAATTATGATGAACTCAGAAACTTCATCCGCCAGCAGGTCAACAAGATCTttgatg AGAGGATGGGCTACTACATGTCACGCATGCAGATGCCAGTAGAGATGGTGGCATCCCCAGGTCGGCCTGGGCCCCCAGGGAAAGACGGTACTCCAGGTAATCCGGGGTCCCCGGGTGCACCAGGCATCCCAGGACAGATTGGCAGACAAGGCCGACCAGGAGCCCAAGGACCCCAAG GACCACGAGGACCAcatggagagaaaggagacaaGGGTGTTGGAGAGATGGGAGATGTAGGACCTCCAGGAGCACCAG GTGTCCCAGGGCCTCCTGGCTATGGTAAGATGGGACCTCCAGGTCCTGTTGGCCAGCAGGGCGTTCCTGGGATCCCAGGACCTCCCGGACAGCCTGGTGGAAAGGGAAAGGATGGCCGGTGTAATCCTGGAGACTGTATGAGCCATCAAGTAGACTACAGCCCCAAGGGCCCACCTGTCAAGGGCCCCTGGTAG